The following proteins are co-located in the Candida dubliniensis CD36 chromosome 3, complete sequence genome:
- a CDS encoding zinc finger transcription factor, putative (spliced gene;~possibly fungus-specific) codes for MNQFIITTQPTKRRKAVLACLNCRKSHRKCILQTNNNQNSCQSCIDKSIECKWTSQQSQKYSTTTSISKKKFERFKQEEQIYSTVVASENHHHQQLGDGGRGGGGGCGKFQFICSTHPIASFLSTDKFLCFDGDKFGLFNPWRSSPNIETNTITTGSTGSAIEDENPNLTEYLNREGAFILPPINEQRQLMEIFINKIYPFFPVIDICDKDSLNKFSPLLLNSIFLVASRCLSNENNINININIRQRCQELFERCKLLELNENNKIALIQSFLLMSIHEEGINGSSLSKEYITRACNLCGDLGITTLSGSNGTVQDTQHRVYKKLYYGESILTRLFWISYCCDILSAATHAREVYYNMNDVFIGDVPKEFPELTIFVELSTLLYRTLGSHYRPHKGRIIDEKLSTDIINWQSSSINHHPWLKLLHSYICMINLRCELDPITLDPIVVKSLHEQFINVAKCDPFWFKFHIVGVHSLLHVTSLLNVLGNDNDDLNNNIRKSLEDLKEIWWLAASGLKLFDK; via the exons atgaatcaatttattataactACTCAACCTACCAAACGACGA AAAGCAGTTTTAGCATGTTTAAATTGTCGGAAATCTCATCGTAAATGTATTTTAcaaactaataataatcaaaattcATGTCAATCAtgtattgataaatcaattgaatgtAAATGGACATCTCAACAATCACAAAAATatagtactactactagtattagtaagaagaaatttgaaagatttaaacaagaagaacaaaTATATTCTACTGTTGTTGCATCAGAAaatcaccatcaccaacaaTTGGGTGATGGTGGTagaggtggtggtggaggttGTGggaaatttcaatttatatgTTCAACTCATCCAATAGCTTCATTTTTAAGTACTGATAAATTTTTATGTTTTGATGGTGATaaatttggattatttAATCCTTGGAGAAGTTCACCCAATATTGAGACTaatactattactactggTTCTACTGGTTCTGCAATTGAAGATGAGAATCCAAATTTAACTGAATATTTAAATCGAGAAGGAGCTTTCATATTACCACCAATTAATGAACAACGACAATTAAtggaaatttttattaataaaatatatccATTTTTCCCTGTTATAGATATTTGTGATAAAgattcattaaataaattttcaccattattattaaattcaatttttttagttgCATCAAGATGtttatcaaatgaaaataatataaatataaatataaatataagaCAACGATGtcaagaattatttgaaagatgtaaattattagaacttaatgaaaataataaaattgctttaattcaatcatttttattgatgTCAATTCATGAAGAAGGTATAAATGGAAGTTCATTATCTAAAGAATATATTACTAGAGCTTGTAATTTATGTGGAGATTTAGGTATTACTACATTAAGTGGATCAAATGGAACAGTTCAAGATACTCAACATCGAGTTTATAAAAAACTTTATTATGGAGAATCTATTTTAACAAGATTATTTTGGATTTCTTATTGTTGTGATATATTAAGTGCTGCTACTCATGCAAGAGAAGTATATTATAATATGAATGATGTATTTATTGGTGATGTACCTAAAGAATTTCCTGAATTGACaatatttgttgaattacTGACATTACTTTATCGTACTTTGGGGAGTCATTATCGACCTCATAAAGGTagaattattgatgaaaaattatccactgatataattaattggcaatcatcatcaataaatcatcatccatggttgaaattattacattCTTATATTTGTATGATAAATTTACGTTGTGAATTAGATCCTATAACATTAGATCCAATAGTGGTGAAATCATTACAtgaacaatttattaatgttgCCAAATGTGATCCattttggtttaaattTCATATTGTTGGTGTCCATAGTTTATTACATGTaacttcattattaaatgttttaggaaatgataatgatgatctaaataataatattcgAAAATCATTGGAagatttaaaagaaatatgGTGGCTTGCAGCTTCTGGtcttaaattatttgacaAGTAG